A genomic window from Microvirga sp. TS319 includes:
- a CDS encoding heparinase II/III family protein, with translation MDFGPDRWRLYRLALSEAGRGMRGATVWSLSKVFTRTPQPVRLLFAPQDLRTADPTIATDIYSGFFAFAGRAITTSGRSPFAFAPPSRAWAEALYGFGWLRHLRAAGTALAQANARSLVDEFVSSKLGDRKTACDTQVIARRLMSFISQSPLILEGADHAFYQRFLRLIGQHVRELERHVRSGALPQQQLMAAIALCYAGLCCEGLERHLRRASRLLARELERQILADGGHASRNPRILVELLFDLLPLRQMFASREVDTPGALLNAIDRMLPMVRMFRHGDGTLSHFNGMGVTAADHLATLLTYDDMRSQPIQHAPHSGYERMEAGRSLLVMDVGAPPPTPLSTEAGAGCLSFEFSSGSQRIVVNCGTPRIAGDAIIQASRSTAAHSTASISDVSSCQMVGDRGTWLNRRIGRWLLGRIGPVVISGPERVTSERSEREHAQVLTASHDGYRPRFGLTHERRLQLAPKGNLLEGEDVFWGEGAATTEAVIRFHLAPGVRASRAQGGRVVMLVLPNQEAWQFSALPVEASVEDSVFLAAPDGMRRTEQIVLGIRPGETPSVRWRFERLARTFNPGQPSEANSDLL, from the coding sequence GTGGATTTCGGGCCAGATCGCTGGCGTCTGTACAGGCTCGCCTTGTCGGAGGCGGGCCGCGGCATGCGTGGGGCCACGGTCTGGAGCCTGTCCAAGGTGTTCACCAGGACGCCGCAGCCGGTGCGCCTGCTCTTCGCGCCGCAGGATTTGCGCACCGCCGACCCCACCATCGCGACCGACATCTATTCCGGTTTTTTCGCCTTCGCGGGCCGCGCCATCACCACGAGCGGCCGATCGCCCTTCGCCTTCGCGCCGCCGAGCCGGGCATGGGCCGAGGCGCTCTACGGCTTCGGCTGGCTGCGGCACCTGCGCGCCGCCGGCACCGCTCTCGCGCAGGCCAATGCCCGCTCGCTGGTCGACGAGTTCGTCTCGTCGAAGCTGGGCGACCGGAAGACCGCCTGCGACACGCAGGTGATCGCCCGCCGCCTCATGTCCTTCATCAGCCAGTCGCCGCTGATCCTCGAAGGGGCGGACCATGCGTTCTATCAGCGCTTCCTGCGCCTCATCGGGCAGCATGTGCGCGAGCTCGAGCGCCATGTGCGCTCCGGCGCCCTGCCCCAGCAGCAGCTCATGGCCGCCATCGCGCTCTGCTATGCGGGCCTGTGCTGCGAGGGGCTCGAGCGGCACTTGAGGCGGGCGAGCCGCCTGCTCGCCCGCGAGCTGGAACGCCAGATCCTCGCCGACGGAGGCCATGCGAGCCGCAATCCGCGCATCCTGGTCGAATTGCTCTTCGACCTTCTGCCGCTGCGCCAGATGTTCGCCAGCCGCGAGGTCGACACGCCCGGGGCCCTGCTCAACGCCATCGATCGCATGCTGCCCATGGTGCGGATGTTCCGTCACGGAGACGGCACGCTCTCGCATTTCAACGGCATGGGCGTGACGGCGGCGGATCATCTCGCCACCCTGCTCACCTACGACGACATGCGCAGCCAGCCGATCCAGCACGCGCCCCATTCGGGCTACGAGCGGATGGAGGCCGGGCGCAGCCTGCTGGTGATGGATGTGGGCGCGCCGCCACCGACGCCCCTGTCGACGGAGGCTGGGGCGGGTTGCCTGTCCTTCGAGTTCTCCTCGGGTTCGCAGCGGATCGTGGTCAATTGCGGCACGCCCCGGATTGCGGGCGACGCCATCATCCAGGCCTCGCGCTCGACGGCCGCGCATTCCACCGCTTCGATCAGCGACGTCTCGTCCTGCCAGATGGTCGGCGACAGGGGCACCTGGCTGAACCGCCGGATCGGGCGCTGGCTCCTCGGCCGCATCGGGCCGGTGGTGATCTCGGGCCCCGAGCGGGTCACCTCCGAACGCAGCGAGCGCGAGCACGCGCAGGTTCTCACCGCCAGCCACGACGGCTACCGCCCGCGTTTCGGCCTGACCCACGAACGTCGGCTGCAGCTCGCTCCCAAGGGCAATCTCCTGGAGGGCGAGGACGTCTTCTGGGGCGAAGGCGCCGCCACGACGGAAGCGGTCATCCGCTTCCATCTCGCCCCCGGCGTCCGGGCGAGCCGGGCGCAGGGCGGCCGGGTGGTCATGCTCGTGCTGCCCAACCAAGAGGCCTGGCAGTTCTCGGCCCTTCCCGTCGAAGCCTCCGTAGAGGACAGCGTGTTCCTGGCCGCGCCCGACGGCATGCGCCGCACGGAGCAGATCGTTCTCGGCATCCGCCCGGGCGAGACCCCGTCCGTCCGCTGGCGCTTCGAGCGCCTGGCCCGCACGTTCAATCCAGGCCAGCCCTCCGAGGCCAACTCCGATCTGCTCTGA